The DNA sequence CTTGCTGTTCTAAAATATTAAACACCTAAACAAAAGGTCTTGTACAAACATGGTGGTGGTTATATTCTGTGCTTATAAGAGTGCGTTATGAAGCTGAGACATCTCCAGAAAATGACTTTggctttgtttttaatgtttttctgCTATGCATAGGGTATGCCTTTTAAAGTCAGGTGTTGAAGGGAGACATCAGAGCAGCTGGTTCTGTGCCCATCTGTTTCTCCATCCCATCAGACTGTGGCACTCCCAACTGAAATGAACTAAACACATCCATGTTGTAATAACTGATACTTCCAGAGGTCATGAACAAAGAAACTGTGGTGCAAGGATGCCCTTCTGTTCTGGCATAGGCCTCATGACACTTTCCTCCCTTCCTAGTTTTGATGGGCACTTACCTGAGCTGGGAGGGGCCCTCCTTCAAGTATTAAGCAGTGTGTTCACCTCCACTCAACCCCCAGTAAACACAGATCTACCTGCAGATgcacaggttaaaaaaaaatgcaagtctTGGTTGAGTGCATTGTTCTGTGTTTCACCCTAGTCTTGCCTTCTGCTTTTCTCCAGGAGGCTAGAATCAGTGTTTCTCAGATTGAATTGATGAGGAGGGTGAGGGACATAGCAAgagaaccctccctcccaccccctttgcCAAAGACACAGATTCCATTTTGCATCTTCCAATGTGAGTGAAACAGCAGGGCATTTTGCAATTCACTTTTCCTCTGGCTGTTCCAGGCACCCTCCACACatgacaccaaaaaaaaaaaggcatgggAGCTGTTTTGCTTGCAGTGCTCTTAAAGGCACAATATATAGTgtggaaaaaatatatatgtattgcAAGCAGCTGCATTTTAGACAGTCCTACACTATGAAAAGTACCAGAATGTGAGGTCTAGTAAAACCAAGTTCTAAGTAGCCTTAGAAATATATACAACTTCTAATTGCTTCCAAAGTTTTGTCTTTTGTGGAGAATTTTTctggcattttttttcttctggaaacAATTAGATAATTCCTTTTTAACtgtgattccccccccccccaccccctttatcCATCTACAAGAGGgagcaatttttttccatttgcttcAAAAGCAGAATTGTGCTGATGTGCAAAACACAAAGCTATTTTTCTGTAACAAGCTGAATGGAGTGCATTTAAGCAGTCCTAAGCATTGTAAAATGTCACTTTTGTAATGACTATATACTTGATTGGAATTCCTCTAGACCTTTGCATTTTTGTGGTTCATATACAGTACTTAGTTTGTTGtgaacacttaagcacatgcacGCTCAGTGTAGCTTGCCTTTACtttgtaattttttccattttttaaaaaaagctttgttattctctttaaaataatttaaaacctGTATAGTATTCAAAGCACGCAATGTAAATATTTATTACTCAGAAGTTAGCGGAGAGTTTTTGTGTGTATGACTAAgttctgtttttgttgttttaaaatcttgTTCTAACACAGAGTCTCTGTTGGGGTTGGAAGAGATTTGAGTGTAAGATGTTGAACCTACCCTGTGTCCTCTTACTAGAATGTTTTTGATGACTGTTATAAATGTCTTTTACAATTCTCTGACTTGTACCTTTAGCTTTGAAGATACCTGTCCAAAGAATGTGTCCAGTCTGTTTGAAAACTGTAAACCTGAAGCGCTATAAATCATTTTTCCATTGAGAATTCAGTAATCTTGTATTTGATAGTGGCATTAACACCCTGTGAATGTGCAAAATTGCTATCTATATATAGTAGTAACTACTGTGTGACTAGAGCATACACAGATATCCTTGCACGGTAACTTAGCTCTGTTGCAGTGAGTGAACTAAGGTTCTAGGATTTTAGGGCCTTGTGTATAATTTTGTAACTCACTTATGCATCAGCATTAAAGCTACTTTGTAAGGCTACATGGAATTTACAAGGGAACTGTCTCCTAGCTGTGCAGTTAAATATTGTACAACAGCATGGAAATTTACTGTAACTTACAATGATATGTAAGTAACTGTTTAAAATATAACTTTAAATACCTTGTAGTTACTACTGAGTTGCACTTATGATGTGATCCCTACCACTGTATTACAGAGCATTTCTTAGAAATGGCTGCAGAAATATTGTTGCATGACTGGCGAAGGACGCTGAATAGTAATGGGGGCTGAAAACAAAGCTGTCTGCTCTAGGGGTTTAACTTGCCTCAGCCTGCACTTTAAGAGACTACTACAGGAGAATGAGGGAGCAGGAGGCATTAACAGAAACTTGACTAGCCTTTGAGTTGGTACCAGCAACACTAATCCACCTGGCCCCTGACTTATTAGTTTAGTGCAATCACAGACTATTCCTCACCTTTCCTGTCTTGAGATTCTGCTGGATAGGGCAGCAAGTTTTTAATCTAGAGAGAGCAAAGTTTGTCATAACATACTAAAGATTTGATATGTAGCAAATGAGGCTTCTTAGTTTTCGATTCACATTCATCCTTTTGGGACCTACAGTTTTGGGCTGACTTGAGATTTTAAACGGGGGGGGAGACGTGACAGAGAGAAATGGTGCACGTTTGGGTGTTAGGTCTGTGAAGTGGCAAGAAATACCCAAGTGTTGATGATCAATCTTCTTCACTTCACACTACTAACCCAGTAAGTGCTGAGGGATTGCCTTAATTCTGTCCTGTCTTGTGCATGCCTTCAATCACCAGTCCTGATCAAGAAAGATCAGTTCCTGATTGAAATGCATGCGCCATCCACTACCAGCTGAGTGGCAAGACCCTGAGTCCCTGGTGGAGACAAAAATAGAAATTGCAATTAATTGTGGTATATGGTGAACACTCAAAAATCAACCATGTCTCTAGTTCCTGTGATGATGCAGGACAGAGAGAACTACCTGCCCAACTTGCAAACCTGACTGTGTAGTGTTGATGGCAGCAGATCAAACCCAGGAAAGTGTGTAACTTACTTCCTGGGTTACTACTGTGCTGGTTAAAAGACTTCTAGACTAGCCTCAGAACTAGCATGAAACAGGAGTGGTGACCAGGGAAAAGTGGCAGCTGTGTTCTAACACTAAACCCATCAGGCTGCAGGTCTGAATGGTGTGCCTAAGGCGAGGGTTCTACACACCTCACCCAACAATAGAGTGATGTGTCAGACCAGATTAATTTACTCTTAAAAAGGTGAATGCATGTGCGTTTCAGACCCCTGTGACACTGAGTATGAATGGAGTCttcttttctctccccctcctcttacttttatttcagtgctttaaaaaaaaaaagtcactgttcCTGATGAACTGTTCACTGTAATAAGAAACATCACTTTTGTCACACTATTTATTCCTTACAAATCCTGTGAGACATGCCAGGTTCCCGTGGATGTAGCTGACCATTACTATGTTGTAAATATAATTACCTAACTTTACATAAACTATatcgtaataaactatttttgcaCCACCCTTTACATGCTGTGTAGTGAGGTGCTTGTTTGGACAAGGTGGAAAGGAGATGCAGGGTTTTCAGTCAGTCATGTACTACCTTCCTATCATCTTCTAAGTTTTCTCTCACACCTTACTGTTCAAAGCATTGTGATGCTAATACTTCTGACTTTTGCAGTGGAAGACTTCCCACAGCTGGTGCAACATTGATATCTGCAGTGACAGATTCCTCCCACATCTTTGCCACTGCACCTTACCATACTTTAAAGAGATCAGACTAAtctccatttgccttttttttgttgGGTGCTCTGGCCACAAGGGGCAAGTGGGGATTTTGTGAGCTACAGGCCACAGGGTGCCCATCACACTCTTCATACTGTTCAGCTGTAGTAGTAACTGCCCTGAAAAAGTTACTTGAGCTATCCCATTCCACAGCAGCAAGGGCCTGGATAAATCCTCTGGCTTTGTTGAAATGTGGGGAGTTATTAATAGGGTTAATCACTATACTAATTATCCTAGGGCATTGGCAACACACTAGTGGGACTTTTTACTACACCAATGTTATGCACATTAACAAATTTTTAACCTGTTACAGGGAAACAGACAACCTGTATCAAAATTCACTCATTGTTTGTGTCCCAAACTTTTAACCTACCTGATAGCACAAGAGCAAGACTAAATTTCCCAGAATACTCAGAACAGCTCATCTCATTTGTCTAACATGACCTCTGCTATGATCATGGGTACTACATTCTGTTGTGAAAGCTGTACTTTCTGTTAATTACTGGTACAGCAGCAAACCTGGTAAGCCCAATGAACTTGAAGCTGTAAATGTGGAATAACATTTGTTAGAAATAAAAATTGCCTCACTAAATTGAAAAGACAAGAAAAAAGGCCAATTACCCAGGGAAACTTTGTACAACCAGTCAAACACCATGGCCTGAACCACATGTGGCAAAGGCTGTTATTGGGACCCTACAACTCGATGCTTTATAAACTTTATTCTGCAGttagttttaaaaatcaaacattcACTTTGGCACAGAAACACACACCCTCTTACATTCCACATCACTCTTTCCAATATACGTGCAAATTGGTGTATTCTTATTCCAGGTCAAGACCACAAGAACTCTCATTAAGAGCCACAGGTGTTAGGGTATAGAACCTTAACTAGCCtcttaacctctgaggagagACTCAGATACATTAAGTAGGGGAGAGCTTACACACATGCATTGGCATAACAGCTTCCGTTGCCCATCGCAAAGACATCTTCAAGAGCAAAGTAATctggttttgattttttccctcttttcattACCAGCAATCACTTACTCCTCCTTCCACAATTTTAATCTAACTTCATCTTCTTCACTTAGTAGCTTTACTGTTTTTCTGATATGGATTTGGTagtttttaaattctttccaTGGGACAGGAAATGGCTTCATTTTCAGAAAGTAAGGAATCTGTCTGACCTCCATTTAGAAGACCACCACCACAagtggaagagggagctggatgaATTTAAAAGCCCACTTCCCAAGAAAACAAGATGTTAGTACCCAGTATGTGCAAGAAAACAGAGGGAGGCTTATACAAGGGAGAACTTGCTTCACCTAGAAATTGGATGATCCATCCTGAAGTTTAAAATGGGAAAAGTGAATTCTCTTTTGCCAGCCCAAGCTGAGCAACTGATACAGATCAGGTTAACAATTCTTTTCTCATATACAAAGCAAGAAGTCTGTCCCCTCCAAGTACTGCAGTTTCCTTTTGCTGCTATGTTCCCTGAGAGACAGCAACTCAGCTACAGTCAGTTGCTCAATACTTTGCACTTTCTTATGGGTAAGCAATTATATAAATGGGCTATTACAATAGCCAGCCCTCCACTTGTCTTTTTACaaattggcagatgctaatacCTGTTCTCCAGACCCATCAGGGCACTTTTTCTGGTCGTTCATTATGCTGCAGCTATTATGAAACAATAGATTGGAGAGAGGCCAATCaacattcaaaataaaatgttaaaattccTGACCTCTCAATCAAGTTTTCTACAACAAACATCCTCTTGTGTCTTTTAAAGGTTAAATGTCTAATGCAGGTTCCACTCCCAACATGCTCAGTTTGTTCCATGTATGAATTACACCTTAGTGCAGAGCCCCTTATTGCATTTAGAATGAGAGACAAGGAAGATTTGCACTCCTATACTGCCGTGCATGGAATAAACAAGCAGTTTCCCAGCAAGGATCAGCCCTACTAGAAATAGGGTATAATTCTATAATGTCACTGTGGGGAAACCAGGAAGTAGCTATTCCATTGCCAAAATATCCAAGATGCTTAAAACATTCCAAATTTTGCTTTGTTCCAgttcctggcattggccattattTTTTGAGCTCCAGCACTAAAGCTGCAACATTGGCCCTTCTACTGCAACACTACTTACCAAGAAGTTCAAAGTGATGTTTAGAGTTTAGTGTAACTTCATTAGTTAATCACAGTGAACTTATGATTCACTGAAGAGTAGAGAACTACACCCTTGTATGAAGCTACAGTCTTTGTAGCTATAACAATATTAAATATAAAGAAACTTGCTAAAAATGCTCTTTGCCAAGGACCTTTTTAGCTCCAAAAGCTGGTGTCATTTTGGTTCCTCTTTCTTGGGGGAAAAATGTATAATTAGCTGGATTGTACTCTTCCCACATCCTTTCAAACTCTGCCAGGAACGGAGCCACATACTCTACATCCTCTACAATCATCACATTCTCACGGTTGTTCTGGATAGCTTGCGTGGTCCAGTTCAGGGAGCCAGTGATGAGCATCTTTTTGTCCACGATTGCAAATTTGTGATGCATGTAGCCACTTTCCTGGTCATGACGCACCTGAATCCCTGCAAAATGAATAAAACCTTTTCAATGCATGTTCTTCAAGGTAGCGGTTTTCTTGTGACCAAAAGCTACATTGCATCAATAAAAAGCATCCTAAAAGACTGGTTGAGAACCTGATGCCctgtactatttaaaaaaaaagagtttttcaCGCCATTCCTCAGAACACCAACTTCAAGGATGGAAGAAGAAAATAGTTTAGCCTCGTGGTCCTGGTTCTCTTGTCACCTCTGTCTCTTGTGTCAATGGTGTTTTCCTCTATTACAGTCTGCAGGAATAGGGAATTTGACTAAGCATGTTCCAATGTGCTTGCATCTCTAAGAGGCCACAGACAAGACCAGATGGAGGCCTCATAGAGGGTCCATATGGCTGCACCTGAGCAAATCACCCTATCCTTTGATATGAAAAATCACCTAGCTCCTCCCAGGTTCCTTAGGGCTAAGCCAGGCTCCCCCATGTCTCCCCTAGCTACTGTTTGTGTGGATCCTTTCCATAGCATATACATCATCTTCCAAGTTTCTCCAGGAAGTCACAGAatcatacggctggaagggacctcaggaggtaatctagcccagccccctgcttcaagcaggatcaacccctacacTCAgttgtcccagccaggacctcgtccagctgggacttaacctcaagggatggagaatccactgcctctctaggcaacacattccagtgcttcaccacctgcctggtgaagtagtttttcctaaaatctaacctacacctttccctcttcaacttctgaccattactccttgttctgcagtctgacaccactgagaacagttctcaccctcctttttagagctccccttcaggaagttgaaggctgctattaaatcacctgtaagtcttctcttctgtaaactaaacaagcccaaatccttcagcctctcctcacaggtcttgtgctccagacccttaatcatttttgttgcccttcgctgaacccgcTCTAGCAaatgcacatcctttttatactgggaggccccaaaactggacacaatattccagatgtggcctcaccagtgccaaataaaggggaacaactacttctctagatctgctcgaaatgctcctcctaatgcaccccagtatgctgttagctctcttggctacaagggcacactgtttactcatatccagcttttcatccaccataacccctaggtccctttccatcgtactgctgctgagccagtccgtccccagcctgtaacaatgtttgggattcttccgtcccaggtgcaggactctacacttctccttattgaaccacatcagatttcttttggcccagtcctccaatttatccaggtccctctggattctctctctactctccaacgaatctacctctccccctagtccTATCTCCTTCAGCCCCACCTACTCCCAGTGCTGGCCCTGGTCCTCTTTGCTCCCATTCTTCCTccacccctcttcccttcctttcccttcctcccatccagcccctttctctatctcacacctccatctccctccccacctttccttccatcccacaccccctctTTGCCTGTCCCCTCTCCTCCATCCTGCCTGCTCCTACTCTAACCCTCAAACCGTCCCCTTCCCCTCATTCCTCCCTCTCCCATGCCTCCTACACTGGCCTGTACCTTCccctccgcccctcccctcctttctccccctcacctcacaccttcctccctccccgctcctgccctgagccccgccccccatccagccccactccctcttctccctcctccagcaccacctccccccccgccatgCCCCTTTCCCCTCACGGCTCAGGCGCCCCTCACCCGCCTGCCGCAGGCGGCCGACCTGCGAGCCGGCCAGCCCCATGTAGTCGGAGTCGGTGAGGAGGCGCACGCGCACGCCGCGGCGGTGCAGGAGCAGCACGGCGcggcccagctgctggctggagaaggcGAAGAGGCAGAGCTCCAGCGAGCGGCGAGCCGAGAGCAGGCGGCGCAGCAGGCGGCCGAGCGGGCTGTCGCCGTGCGgcagggggcaccggcagggcgcgAGGCCCGGCTCGCCCAGCAGCGCCGCGGTGCACGTCACCGGCGAGGGGAAGAAGAGCACCTCGCGCCGCggggcccgccgccgccgccgccgccacgcGCGCGCCAGCGCCTCCAGCGCCAGCCCGAGCGCCAGGGCCGCGCAGCCAGCCCAGCGCCACATGGCGCGCGCGTGCCGGGGTCACGTGAGGGGCGCCGGTGGAGGGGCGCGCTCTTGACGCTCGTGGGTCACGTGCCCCAGCCGGCGGGCGGGGGTGGTGTGGCGCGCACGTGCCAGACCCGACGCCTCAGCCGGACTGAGCCCTCGCAGCGGCCGCGCGCCCCGCCTAGCCCTGCCCCCAACGGCCGCGGGCAgccggggcggggtgtgtggAGAAGGGCGATGGGGGCTGAACAAAGGGGCGGGGCAGTGAGGGGGCCACGGGCGGTGGaggcgggaggggctggggggagccacagcGGCTGGagcattgggggagggggggggtctGGAGaaaagggggacctgggggctggaggaaggcGGGGTCTGAGGGAGGTGGCTGGCgggggtggagaaggaggaagggcggggctgaTAAGGGGGGGGcgccaggggctggagaaaggcgggtgggggaaggggctcggGGGTAGGAGCAGGGCGGTCGGACAAGCACGGGGGGCGCTGGGGAGtagtggggttgggtgggggctgggctagtAGATTGTCGAGAAGACACAAGACTTGGAAGTGGGCAGGGTGCAGAGAGGTCCCGCAGGTCTAGGCTGGAGCCcgagtgcgggggcgggggggtctcatCACAGATGCCCAGGTCCCTTGGAGCGGTGGTTCTCAGGTATCTGTGGCCCCCGAGGGCCAGTTTCAGGGGGCCTGAGAGCCCTGCAGGACAGATGCCCCAAGCCCATGGGCAGAGTGCAGGGTCACTGCACTGTCAGAGCAAGACAATCCCAGAAGCTGCTACACGCTCTCTCCTCTTCATCCCCTACCACCCCCAGTCTGACCCTGGTCTTGTTGAAGGTGGGAAGCCCAAACCAGGCAATGCAGGGCAGCTGggtatgggtgggggggggaacagTTTTTGGGCGGGAAGTGGACTGTGGAAAGGTGAGACCGGGGCCAGTAGTGGGGCTGGAGCTACAGCTCGGATGTGATGCTAGAGATGGGGCCAGAATAGGAGCTGCAGCCATGCTTGACTAGTTGGGGGTAGAGGCatgtcagggctggggtggggcagagctagGTGGCACGCTCTCCTTGTTCGCCAAGTAGCCTGGCCTGGACCTGTTGTGCACCCCCCCAGCAAAGTTTACTTaccacgggggtgggggtgtgccaAAGCATTTGGGGCCATCTACCTGCTAGCTCTGCTCCTGACATGTCCAACTCCCCAACTCATACCACACAgcctcagctacctctctgccaaGGTCCCTGACTTATGCTCCCATCATGTGcacacaggacccttagttgcatGTCTCTGAACTATCCCAAGCCTGTGCACAGCCCCTAACGACCCTGTTTTCTGCTCCCTTTGCTAACCCCCACCCCTGAGCACATGAAGCCGGCTTCATCCAGCATCCTGAGCTACCCCTCCACATATACCTTAATGACCCAATCACCTGAGGTACCCTTCTTGGCACTGCTGCCCACCCTCCTTCACATGCAGACAGCCCTTAGCCCTGCTCCATGAGCTATCTCACTGCCACTTCCCGTGCCTGCACACAAGTCCCCTAGCTGCTATCTTCCTGCACCCTGAGCgagcctccccctgcccagtaACCTACAACTTGAATtaccctcagccctgcccacagggcaggttgcccctccctcctcccccccccccccccgccccagctactGCTACTCAGTTGCCTGGGTGCGGCGCCGCCTCCCCTTCCTGCACTGAGCTAGCCTGCTGCCCAGCTACCAAGCACCCTGCAATGCTACCCATGCAGTGCACACATCCGCTTACTTCCCCATCAGCCACCCAATGTGCCCAGCCACCACTGAGTCCTGGGTGGCCTGTTGCTGTGAATTAGGGCAGCTGTAGCATGCCCTGAGTCCAAACAGAAGGGAAACTGCTGCTTATACCTGAGGCATCCCACCTCAGCCAGCTGCCACAGCCTTGAGCCCTGGCCCCTGATGCAGCTAAAGCTATTACACCGTCTCCCCCTGAACCCCCTGCTCAGAAATTTTCATAGCATGTTGTGGGGCCCAGCTGGGTTCGGCGGGGGGGGGATggatgtgtgcatgcatgcgtgtgcgctaagacacccccccccccccccccccccccggcagaaAGGGGTTTAGCCCATATAATCAGCTTGTGGCTGGCTTAAGCAGCTCCCTGCATAACATGCTGGTTTTTGTGGCACCTAAAGTGCTTTGGTTGCACCTTCCATTGCATACCCATATCTAGGCCCCTGCCGAATGGCTGGGGGATGCCAGGCAGAGGAAAGGCTTCCAGCTGTAAAGAGCTGTACTTCTGGCCATTTCATCATCTACCACCTTTTGTAGTATAAGCAGACGCACCTGCTTGTGAGTCAGTCCAGCTATGCTGTTCAACCATGGGACAGGCAATGACGCTggatagaagaaaaaaaaaaactggtggcCTTGTggctgccggggggggcggggggtagctAATGACAGGTGGTGATGAAAGGCACCAATCCCCCTCCCGATCAGTCAACACAGGAGTCACAGGTTCATGCCTAGAACTGTAAGGATGTATGTTTTGTTCAaggcctttttatttttttcagcaaGTGTTGGCGTGACCTCAGCTAGTGTTGGCATGACTTCAGCTCTTTACTgagcaccacccccccacccccacccccacccccaccccagggccaccAAGGGCTGAGAAGCAGCCttgtgcagaaaaaaaacaaacaaaaaaaacctgagtCCTCTGACCCTCCCCCCCATCTAGGTAAGAGGTGCTTTATTTTATAAGGCATTATCCTCCAGTCTCATCTGTGGTCACACTTTGGTGTGGGCTGATACAGTGAAAGAAGATGAAGAGACCAGTAGGTCAGTACTAATTTCATAAGCAGGAGAGCACTACATCTGCAGAACAATTTTGTGCTTGTATTTGAGGTTTCTTTAATTCCCCATACATCACCTGTTGCAAGCCAAGGGTGCAATTTCAGGCTACAGATTCAAAGGTAGTGAATGTGCCTGCCGTGGGAGGGGGGGTCGGgctctctcgctcgctctctcactcacacacacacccccccccacccccccccgagaGAGAgagcctctccctctcccaaaatCACAATGCTTTCCCATTAAGGCAGCCTTTGAAATCCTCCACCATTGTGAGGTACCCCCGCCTTAGAAGGGCAGAGTTGTTTGTAAGCACGCTCATGAACAGGGAGCTTGACACACGAGCTTGCCCATGGATGTACTGAAGATGTTTTAAAACCAACAttgaaaatttcttttaaaacaaacaaatgttgttttggggtggggggtagggaagGCCCCCTGTAGTCCTTCAACTCTACAACACCTAGCAGCTCACATTGAACAGCCAAGTTTCCGCAGGACATGGGATCACTGCAgtaaagaaagaagagaaaacacTGGAGTATCTCAGAAGAGTTCAACCCATCCCtgcaaacagcagctgctgcagccaggttaGCATAGCCCTGGCTTTAAATGGGTGAAAATGTCAGATTGGAGATTACATTGCCATTGAGAATTTTATCCTTGTCGCTTCCCTGCAATATTGATAAAAAAACACCTATAAGCCACAGCATTGGTGGTTTTAGGTTTCTCTGTTCCACTTTTTCCCAGTTTCATTTTGTCTTCGATCACTCAGCATTCTGCTCCAGGAAGGCTGTTTTTCCAAGTTACCTACATCTGGCAAGCCAGTTTACTGAGAAACAGAGTTCTTTTACTCCATATAGGTTATTCCTTGTCCCTGGGGGTTCAGCATATCATTCCTTTGCACGTCAAGCTTCTAAACTGATGAAAATGTTTGCATTTGCTGCATGTTGATGTTGACTGTGAACCTTAACATTAATTAAGCTGTCTGTTTTCTAAAATAACCAGTAATGATCTCTCTGGTGGGATGTGTACGCAATGGCTGTGTCATCTTACTGGGCAGATTGTACATAGTCAGGAACCTCTGAGTGCACAAATCATTTGCCCATGATTAAGGCCACTGGGGAATAACTGTTTCctgcaaagcagcagcaaaatGTAAGGAGCAAAAAGATGGATTAAGTTCTGCAGTTCAAACCTTGGGCACCAGTgcaagagaagtcctgtggttaAATTGCTGCTCTTTTGTCCAATCCAGTTTTAAGATACTTAAATATCTAGACAAGTCAGTTTTTCTGTTTTACAAAATCTAGCTCTGAGTTTTAATGCTTGTAGCCATTTTTTTAAGAACATCAGTAAATGACTCATATACTGTCTATACATAAAAACAGAACCAGCAGACATGTCTGAACATCAGCCCTGATTCATGTTAAAATGTGAACACACTGAGTCAGTGGGATTAAAACTCGCTccgtttgcattttttttaatttctatagTCATGTCAAGATTTCCAACAATAACCAAGGATAAAATGATAACTTTGTAGAAATACAGTGATTCCTTTACAGTACGATGTTAATTAGAAGCCAAAATCAGTAGCTAAAAGTTGCACTCTTCTAGTGCATACTCTCCTTGCCATGGTACTGGCAGACTATTAGGTCTTCAAACTTCACAGTGAGGGAGAGTCTTTAAGATGGTGCTTTCCTGCTTCAACACACCCGAGCTGGATCAGTAGGTtagagagagcagcagagaacTTCAGCAGATAGGAAATAGACAAGAAGACTTTGTCCAGGATAAAGTACCCTCTGTGCTTGAACTCTTGCATCCTTACGCAAAAAATAAAAGGAACTTTGCCTACACATTGCCATTTCGCACGTGCTTTGAGACCACCCCAGTGTCACAGTTTTGGACTATAGAAGATTTCTGGCCCAAACCTGAAGTGTAGTTTTAAAGTTAGGATATTAAGAAGATGCAGTGACTTAAATAAGTACTCCTGCAATTCTCTGTTGTTCCTCAGACCCAGCCGAAGTGGTTTTGGAAAGTAGTTGTAGGCATGATCCGTAGCTAGGGTAAAAATCTAGTAACCCTGGTCCCATGGTCTAATATTCTTGTGTGCTTCTCTGCTGCTTTAATGTACAGAAATGTTAGGTAGGACCTACAGAGAGATTATGTACAAATTGTTTATTAGTATCTAGCGTCCCAAGCATCAAGACATCCACTTATGGCAATACTCAAGGTAAAAGTCCAGAGCTGCAGGAGTGCCATTCGTGTTAAGGCTGGCACGAGGGCATTGACTGGTTTACTCTGGTTTC is a window from the Carettochelys insculpta isolate YL-2023 chromosome 16, ASM3395843v1, whole genome shotgun sequence genome containing:
- the PLD6 gene encoding mitochondrial cardiolipin hydrolase isoform X3, which produces MWRWAGCAALALGLALEALARAWRRRRRRAPRREVLFFPSPVTCTAALLGEPGLAPCRCPLPHGDSPLGRLLRRLLSARRSLELCLFAFSSQQLGRAVLLLHRRGVRVRLLTDSDYMGLAGSQVGRLRQAGIQVRHDQESGYMHHKFAIVDKKMLITGSLNWTTQAIQNNRENVMIVEDVEYVAPFLAEFERMWEEYNPANYTFFPQERGTKMTPAFGAKKQA
- the PLD6 gene encoding mitochondrial cardiolipin hydrolase isoform X1; the encoded protein is MWRWAGCAALALGLALEALARAWRRRRRRAPRREVLFFPSPVTCTAALLGEPGLAPCRCPLPHGDSPLGRLLRRLLSARRSLELCLFAFSSQQLGRAVLLLHRRGVRVRLLTDSDYMGLAGSQVGRLRQAGIQVRHDQESGYMHHKFAIVDKKMLITGSLNWTTQAIQNNRENVMIVEDVEYVAPFLAEFERMWEEYNPANYTFFPQERGTKMTPAFGAKKQGACGAMERINTLKGEENWGQVAAV
- the PLD6 gene encoding mitochondrial cardiolipin hydrolase isoform X2, which translates into the protein MWRWAGCAALALGLALEALARAWRRRRRRAPRREVLFFPSPVTCTAALLGEPGLAPCRCPLPHGDSPLGRLLRRLLSARRSLELCLFAFSSQQLGRAVLLLHRRGVRVRLLTDSDYMGLAGSQVGRLRQAGIQVRHDQESGYMHHKFAIVDKKMLITGSLNWTTQAIQNNRENVMIVEDVEYVAPFLAEFERMWEEYNPANYTFFPQERGTKMTPAFGAKKGTNLMT